In Romboutsia lituseburensis, a genomic segment contains:
- a CDS encoding LL-diaminopimelate aminotransferase: MEFLDNLVSDRLGGSSFFKEGNELYKFEKIKQLTKETTLKNPNIKLIDMGVGEPDQMADLSIVDILNIEARKKENRFYADNGIDEFRESACKYLKNIYRLNNLTKNNIMHGIGSKSILAMIPFCFINTNDICLMPKPAYPTLSTYTKFLGGEIYNLPLCEDYNFYPDLDNIPNDILKRAKLLYLNYPNNPTGQVASIEFYKKAIEFAKKHNIFIISDAAYGHLTYDDYKPLSILSIDGAIDVCVEIHSMSKSFNMTGWRLAFIVGNEKFIKLYSTIKSHADSGQFRAIQLAGAYALDNYSLVDPNRERYSRRLDLLTKTLKEIGFKASKPKAGFYIYVPIPIGIKNGAKFKNAEEASLYILSNSLISTVPWDDCGGFLRFSVTYDANTPEDEINIMNDIKKRFINLNLEF, encoded by the coding sequence ATGGAGTTTTTGGACAATTTAGTATCTGACAGATTAGGTGGCTCATCCTTTTTTAAAGAAGGTAATGAACTATATAAATTCGAAAAAATAAAACAATTAACAAAAGAAACCACTTTAAAAAATCCAAATATAAAACTTATTGATATGGGAGTCGGAGAACCTGATCAGATGGCCGACTTATCTATAGTTGATATTTTAAACATTGAGGCTAGAAAAAAAGAAAATAGATTTTATGCTGACAATGGAATTGATGAGTTTAGAGAATCTGCTTGTAAATATTTAAAAAATATATACAGATTAAATAATTTAACTAAAAATAATATTATGCATGGCATAGGCTCTAAATCAATACTTGCTATGATTCCATTTTGCTTTATAAATACTAATGACATATGTTTAATGCCTAAGCCTGCGTATCCTACGCTATCTACCTATACAAAATTTTTAGGTGGAGAAATATATAATCTTCCTTTATGTGAAGATTATAATTTCTATCCTGATTTAGATAATATACCTAATGATATTTTAAAAAGAGCAAAATTACTATATCTAAATTATCCTAATAATCCAACAGGACAAGTTGCTAGTATTGAATTTTACAAAAAAGCTATTGAATTTGCTAAAAAACATAATATTTTTATAATATCCGATGCCGCATATGGTCATTTAACTTATGATGATTACAAACCACTAAGTATCTTAAGTATTGATGGAGCAATAGATGTTTGCGTCGAGATACACTCTATGTCTAAATCATTTAATATGACAGGCTGGAGACTAGCATTTATAGTAGGTAATGAAAAATTTATTAAACTTTACTCTACAATTAAATCTCATGCTGATTCTGGCCAATTTAGAGCTATTCAATTAGCAGGTGCATATGCACTTGACAACTATAGTTTGGTTGACCCTAATCGTGAAAGATATTCTAGAAGACTTGATCTACTTACTAAAACTTTAAAGGAAATAGGATTTAAAGCTAGTAAGCCTAAAGCAGGTTTTTATATTTATGTTCCTATTCCTATAGGAATTAAAAATGGAGCTAAGTTTAAAAATGCAGAAGAAGCTTCATTATATATTTTATCAAATTCTCTTATTTCTACAGTACCATGGGATGATTGTGGAGGTTTTTTAAGATTTTCAGTTACCTATGATGCAAATACACCAGAAGATGAGATTAATATTATGAATGATATAAAAAAAAGATTTATAAATTTAAATTTAGAATTTTAA
- a CDS encoding response regulator transcription factor: MNESILVVEDDFDIQELIVEFLSSQGYKVDSASDGLEGIQKFKQKKYDLIILDVMMPNLDGHSVCKMIRKNSNVPIIFLTALNDETDQVKGFELECDDYITKPFSFNLLIKRVEAVLRRSSKMTSCDFITFEKLKLDLNTYTVNVNDEVIELTLKEFNILKTLIEKYPQVITRESLLDSIWGYDYYGDTRIVDAHIKNIRKKIVLPYIKTVKGIGYTLEKDI, from the coding sequence ATGAATGAGTCGATACTAGTTGTAGAAGATGACTTTGATATACAAGAACTTATAGTAGAATTTTTAAGCTCTCAGGGCTATAAAGTAGATTCTGCAAGTGATGGATTAGAAGGAATACAAAAATTTAAACAAAAAAAATATGATTTAATCATTTTAGATGTAATGATGCCTAATCTAGATGGTCATTCAGTATGCAAAATGATTAGAAAAAATTCTAATGTGCCCATAATATTTTTAACAGCACTAAATGACGAAACTGATCAGGTTAAAGGCTTTGAATTAGAATGTGATGATTATATAACAAAGCCTTTTTCGTTTAATTTACTTATAAAAAGAGTTGAAGCTGTGCTAAGAAGATCTTCAAAAATGACTAGCTGTGATTTTATTACATTTGAAAAGTTAAAATTAGATTTAAATACATATACAGTAAATGTAAATGATGAAGTTATTGAATTAACATTAAAAGAATTTAATATTTTAAAGACATTAATAGAAAAGTACCCTCAAGTTATAACTAGAGAGAGTTTATTGGACAGTATATGGGGATACGATTATTATGGAGATACAAGGATAGTTGATGCACATATAAAAAATATAAGAAAAAAAATAGTATTACCATATATAAAAACAGTAAAAGGGATAGGATACACACTTGAGAAAGATATTTAA
- a CDS encoding PTS sugar transporter subunit IIA: MGIFDMFKKKQEEKGIIALTNGELLEITEVPDEVFSNKIMGDGFAIKSTDGIIVSPVDGTVEMVFDTKHAVGLKGDNGLEILIHLGVDTVNLKGEGFEVFVSAGDKVSAGDKLIKMDVDFIQKNAKSDISPVIFTNLEENQSVKVITGKVIAKEENRIEILK; the protein is encoded by the coding sequence ATGGGAATATTTGATATGTTCAAGAAGAAGCAAGAAGAAAAGGGTATCATAGCACTAACAAATGGAGAGTTATTAGAAATAACAGAAGTTCCAGATGAAGTGTTTTCTAATAAAATAATGGGTGATGGATTTGCTATAAAATCAACTGATGGGATAATAGTATCTCCAGTAGATGGTACTGTAGAAATGGTTTTTGATACAAAGCATGCAGTCGGTTTAAAAGGTGATAATGGATTAGAAATATTGATACACTTAGGCGTAGATACTGTTAATTTAAAAGGTGAAGGTTTTGAAGTGTTTGTAAGCGCTGGAGATAAAGTATCTGCTGGTGATAAATTAATAAAAATGGATGTAGACTTTATACAAAAAAATGCGAAGTCAGACATAAGTCCGGTAATATTCACTAACTTAGAAGAAAATCAAAGTGTTAAAGTTATAACAGGAAAAGTTATAGCTAAAGAAGAAAATAGAATTGAGATATTAAAATAA
- a CDS encoding VanZ family protein produces MKKIIGLVLLILCMGSMYYFSSQDGTKSSSQSGKAVQVIDKVRDKVTLNDSRLISVKEKVFDKLKQYGDKGYIVRKIAHFSIYACIGISMAYIIYLFSKRVFISSTLAFMLSIMYAYYDEYRQLSVVGRVGSIKDVFIDSAGALTGILVFCILTVGLNGIKSLIFKNREYND; encoded by the coding sequence ATGAAAAAAATTATAGGCCTTGTGCTACTTATTTTATGTATGGGATCGATGTATTATTTTTCTAGTCAAGATGGAACTAAATCATCAAGTCAATCAGGAAAGGCAGTACAAGTTATTGATAAGGTAAGAGATAAAGTTACACTAAATGATAGTAGATTAATTAGTGTAAAAGAAAAAGTTTTTGATAAATTAAAACAGTATGGAGATAAAGGATATATTGTAAGGAAAATAGCTCACTTTTCTATATATGCATGCATAGGTATAAGTATGGCTTACATAATATACTTATTTTCAAAAAGAGTTTTTATATCATCTACATTAGCATTTATGTTATCAATAATGTATGCTTATTATGATGAATATAGGCAACTATCTGTAGTTGGAAGAGTTGGTAGTATAAAAGATGTATTTATAGATTCTGCTGGAGCATTAACTGGAATTCTAGTATTTTGTATCTTAACAGTTGGATTAAATGGAATAAAATCATTGATTTTTAAAAATAGAGAATATAATGATTAA
- a CDS encoding PspA/IM30 family protein yields MGFFKRLKNVVDAKANKALDKYENPIEMLELSIVKKENLLQDAKKQCANFIASVDCIRNEKKEIQEKINKYEEATKAAILKEDTEKAQNFVKQKIELEDKLNDTDLRIKEQDEKIQIIKNKIQDLEIEISKMKSKKQELATRIDVADINNEINETLAGLSDDNGINLDELEKKVVQKESYGKALEDLKPKNEDELLDDYINSSPVVDNKIEEELQKIKEQMKK; encoded by the coding sequence ATGGGATTTTTTAAAAGATTGAAAAATGTAGTAGATGCAAAGGCTAATAAAGCATTGGATAAGTATGAAAACCCTATAGAAATGTTAGAATTATCAATAGTAAAGAAAGAAAATTTATTACAAGATGCTAAAAAACAATGTGCAAACTTTATAGCATCAGTAGATTGTATTAGAAATGAAAAAAAAGAAATACAAGAAAAAATTAATAAGTATGAAGAGGCTACTAAAGCAGCAATATTAAAAGAAGATACTGAAAAAGCTCAAAATTTTGTAAAACAAAAAATAGAGCTAGAAGACAAATTAAATGACACTGATTTAAGGATTAAAGAACAAGATGAAAAAATACAAATTATAAAAAATAAAATACAAGATTTAGAAATTGAAATATCTAAAATGAAATCTAAAAAGCAAGAATTAGCAACTAGAATAGATGTAGCTGATATAAATAATGAAATAAACGAAACATTAGCTGGACTTAGTGATGATAATGGAATAAATTTAGATGAATTAGAAAAGAAAGTTGTACAAAAAGAAAGCTATGGTAAGGCATTAGAAGATTTAAAACCTAAAAATGAGGATGAACTATTAGATGATTATATAAATAGTTCACCAGTAGTTGACAATAAAATAGAAGAAGAATTACAAAAAATAAAAGAGCAAATGAAAAAATAA
- a CDS encoding sensor histidine kinase, whose product MRKIFNKWENLNIKYKLFSITTGLLLVLAIIIYLILYFLLPSYYHKYKIGLLEDSIKSLTQESVNYSTAQLEERLFHLAKDQNLSVLLIDSNDRIVYGKNEFIVLKYSKYVINRNTKEFPITIPIYTKDSILPYKLNIVMPLQPIDEASDVIRTLMPYIIAVAILIAMLGAYIYSVVITKPLIDIIESEREAENRRKDFVATISHELKTPITIISGQLEGMIYNIGKYKDRDTYLKKSYESTQELKELVNEMIEVSKSEILEQDLVLKDVNLSELLKRLVKRQQFLIDEKHIDTVLNIEENLYIKCDEERISKAINNIINNAIKYSPNDEKIIIRLSQSSLKGHKKRNNSKTYLEIENTGVNIDEKYLSEIFKPFFRIEKSRSRKTGGSGLGLYLVGQIFNSHGFRHNLKNKNNSVIFTVEF is encoded by the coding sequence TTGAGAAAGATATTTAATAAATGGGAAAATCTAAATATAAAATATAAGTTATTTTCAATAACAACAGGGCTTTTATTAGTATTAGCTATAATAATATATTTAATATTATATTTTTTATTACCATCATACTATCATAAGTATAAAATAGGGCTATTAGAAGATAGCATAAAAAGTCTTACACAAGAATCTGTAAATTACTCAACTGCACAATTAGAAGAAAGACTTTTCCATTTGGCAAAAGATCAAAACCTTTCTGTATTATTAATTGATTCTAATGACAGAATCGTTTATGGTAAAAATGAATTTATAGTCTTGAAATATAGTAAATATGTAATAAATAGAAATACAAAAGAATTTCCTATAACTATTCCTATTTATACAAAAGACTCTATACTTCCATACAAATTAAATATTGTTATGCCACTTCAGCCTATAGATGAAGCTAGTGATGTCATTAGAACTTTAATGCCATACATAATCGCTGTAGCAATACTTATAGCTATGTTGGGTGCATACATTTACTCAGTTGTAATAACAAAACCACTTATTGATATTATAGAAAGTGAGAGAGAAGCTGAAAATAGGCGAAAAGATTTCGTAGCTACTATATCTCATGAACTAAAAACACCTATTACAATAATAAGTGGTCAGCTAGAGGGAATGATTTATAATATAGGTAAATATAAGGATAGAGATACTTATTTAAAAAAATCATATGAATCTACACAAGAACTAAAAGAATTAGTAAATGAGATGATAGAAGTTTCAAAGAGTGAAATACTAGAGCAAGATTTAGTTTTGAAGGACGTAAATTTAAGTGAATTATTAAAACGATTAGTAAAAAGACAACAGTTCTTAATAGATGAAAAACATATAGATACTGTTTTAAATATAGAAGAAAATTTATATATAAAATGTGATGAGGAAAGAATTTCAAAAGCTATAAATAATATAATAAATAATGCTATAAAATACTCACCAAATGATGAAAAAATTATAATAAGACTAAGCCAAAGTAGTTTAAAGGGGCATAAGAAAAGAAATAACTCTAAAACTTACTTAGAAATAGAAAATACGGGTGTAAATATAGATGAAAAATACTTAAGTGAAATATTTAAACCATTTTTTAGGATAGAAAAATCTAGATCTAGAAAAACAGGTGGAAGTGGCTTAGGATTATATTTAGTAGGCCAGATATTCAATAGTCATGGCTTTAGACATAACTTAAAAAATAAAAATAACTCTGTTATATTTACAGTAGAATTTTAA
- a CDS encoding cold-shock protein: protein MANYNGVVKWYNVVKGYGFITSDSGDDVFVHFSNIKEEGPNKDLHEGEEVSFDIIQADKGIAAINVHKL from the coding sequence ATGGCAAATTATAATGGAGTAGTTAAGTGGTATAATGTAGTTAAAGGATATGGATTTATAACATCTGATAGTGGAGACGATGTTTTTGTTCATTTTTCTAATATCAAAGAAGAAGGCCCTAACAAAGATCTTCATGAAGGAGAAGAAGTTAGCTTCGATATAATACAAGCTGATAAAGGAATCGCAGCTATAAATGTTCACAAATTATAG
- the nagE gene encoding N-acetylglucosamine-specific PTS transporter subunit IIBC: protein MLKFLQRIGKSLVLPIAALPIAGIMLRLGQGDVIEKLNFLPFLANILPYFGAAGSAIFDNLPMLFAIGVAVGFSDDQNGASALAGIISYLTLTKVTGQYWTMNLTPEIASTLNISFLGGILAGIIGGLSYNKFRGVKLPEFLAFFGGRRAVPIMAGLISVIIAIPLGMVWPTIQDALSNVSAGIAGMGAIGAALFAFFNRLLLPLGLHHVFNSFFWFQLGEFGGKTGDLNRFFAGDPTAGHFMAGFFPIMMFGLPALALAMYFAAKKEKRTAVAGMFLSLALTSFLTGVTEPIEFLFIFLSPVLLVAHAILSAASMFITDSLGILHGFTFSAGAIDYLMNFNLATKPALILLIGLGIGAAYFVVFYTLIVKLDLPTPGREDDEDVAIGNKNQKTSDDELYLKYIEYLGGEENIVKVDNCATRLRLDVVDSEKINEKGLKSIGAKGVVKLSKTAAQVIVGTTVEFVADGIKNNLKKSA, encoded by the coding sequence ATGCTTAAATTTTTACAACGTATAGGAAAGTCATTAGTACTACCTATAGCAGCTTTACCTATAGCAGGTATAATGCTTAGATTAGGTCAAGGTGACGTAATAGAAAAATTAAACTTTTTACCATTTTTAGCAAATATATTACCATACTTTGGTGCGGCTGGTTCAGCTATATTTGATAATTTACCAATGCTATTTGCAATAGGGGTAGCAGTTGGATTTTCAGATGATCAAAATGGTGCATCGGCACTTGCAGGTATCATATCTTATTTAACATTAACAAAAGTTACAGGACAATATTGGACAATGAACTTAACTCCTGAAATAGCCTCAACTTTAAATATATCTTTCTTGGGAGGTATATTAGCAGGTATTATAGGAGGATTATCTTATAATAAGTTTAGAGGAGTAAAATTGCCAGAGTTTTTAGCATTTTTTGGAGGAAGAAGAGCAGTGCCTATAATGGCAGGTCTTATATCAGTAATAATAGCTATACCACTTGGTATGGTATGGCCAACTATTCAAGATGCATTATCAAATGTATCTGCAGGAATAGCTGGAATGGGTGCAATAGGAGCAGCACTGTTTGCATTCTTTAACCGTTTATTATTACCACTAGGATTACACCATGTATTTAATTCATTCTTCTGGTTCCAATTAGGCGAATTTGGTGGTAAAACTGGAGATTTAAATAGATTCTTTGCCGGAGACCCTACAGCTGGACATTTTATGGCTGGATTCTTCCCAATAATGATGTTTGGATTACCTGCATTAGCACTTGCAATGTACTTTGCAGCTAAAAAAGAAAAAAGAACAGCAGTAGCAGGTATGTTTTTATCACTTGCACTTACATCATTTTTAACTGGAGTTACAGAACCAATAGAATTTTTATTCATATTCTTATCACCGGTGTTACTAGTAGCGCATGCTATACTTAGTGCAGCATCAATGTTTATAACAGACAGTTTAGGAATATTGCATGGATTTACATTCTCAGCAGGCGCAATTGATTATCTTATGAACTTTAATTTAGCTACTAAGCCAGCATTAATATTATTAATAGGATTAGGTATAGGGGCTGCATATTTTGTAGTATTCTACACTTTAATAGTTAAATTAGACTTGCCAACTCCTGGTAGAGAAGATGATGAAGATGTAGCTATTGGAAATAAAAATCAAAAAACTTCTGATGATGAACTTTACCTAAAATATATAGAATACTTAGGTGGAGAAGAAAATATAGTTAAAGTGGATAACTGTGCAACTCGTTTAAGACTAGATGTAGTAGATTCGGAAAAAATAAATGAAAAGGGGCTAAAATCTATAGGAGCAAAAGGCGTAGTTAAATTAAGTAAAACAGCAGCTCAGGTTATAGTTGGAACAACTGTAGAATTTGTGGCAGATGGAATAAAAAATAATCTAAAAAAATCTGCTTAA
- a CDS encoding permease yields the protein MINIKFILNRYKYFLISLLICIAIYIFDNNLGLDIFYSTKSNIFQMLSILPPVMILLGLLDVWVPREYFIKYMGSNSGILGIALAFLIAFFAAGPMYAAFPFTAVLIKKGVKFSNIIIFLNAWCVTKFSTLLFEIGALGYKFTITRLLIDIPGVIIMGYLVDYLVNKKK from the coding sequence GTGATAAATATCAAATTCATATTAAATAGATATAAGTATTTCTTAATAAGTCTATTGATTTGTATAGCTATATATATTTTTGATAACAATTTAGGTTTAGATATTTTTTATAGTACTAAATCAAATATTTTTCAAATGTTATCTATATTACCTCCTGTAATGATTTTATTAGGCCTTTTAGATGTTTGGGTTCCACGAGAATATTTTATAAAATATATGGGATCTAATTCTGGAATTTTAGGAATCGCACTTGCTTTTTTAATTGCTTTTTTTGCTGCTGGTCCAATGTATGCTGCTTTTCCATTTACTGCAGTTCTAATAAAAAAAGGTGTTAAATTTTCTAATATAATAATATTTTTAAATGCATGGTGTGTAACAAAGTTTTCTACTCTTCTTTTTGAAATAGGAGCTCTAGGATACAAATTTACTATTACTAGGCTTTTAATAGATATACCTGGAGTTATAATAATGGGATATCTAGTAGATTATTTAGTTAATAAAAAAAAATAA